A region of Larimichthys crocea isolate SSNF chromosome X, L_crocea_2.0, whole genome shotgun sequence DNA encodes the following proteins:
- the taf5l gene encoding TAF5-like RNA polymerase II p300/CBP-associated factor-associated factor 65 kDa subunit 5L, giving the protein MKRVRTEQIQYAVAQYLKRRQYVDTDGSLKGAKLFQSAEEMAASLTVQTESGCANIVSAAPCQSDPGQYEAQYARLRSFLSETEISWAKEVSSILYPLFVYLHLDMVHCGLKGAVDGFYSRFHGAFLQDSEQRATIEQLRHVLTAQDVAANPKLSAFLEHKYVVHLTEPAHSYLLRYLQSEDNSALCRALSTHLQVEVTASRRTDYQLYGAAGGATAAPNSTSSWAGVDGAEGGEGVEVPAGIPQSEAALEALQDCIKKVREGPPTLTTVCFYAFHHTEQMLNTAEVSADSRLLSAGFDSSTVKLWSLRARKLKAKPHQADVSLIHLACDVLEEEVDEEDGSGSEIKTLRGHSGPVFRTAFLMDSSGLLSCSEDTTIRYWDLGSFTNTALYQGHAYPVWDVDVSPCSLYFASGSHDRTARLWTFSRTYPLRVYAGHLSDVDCVKFHPNSNYLATGSTDKTVRLWSTQQGASVRLFTGHRGPVLSLAFSPNGKYLASAGEDQRVKLWDLATGTLFKDLRGHTDSVTSLSFSPDSSLVASSSMDNSVRVWDIRNSHGGTPADGSSSELVGLYTGNTSNVLNVQFMACNLLLVTGTAQEKTEQ; this is encoded by the exons ATGAAGCGGGTTCGCACTGAGCAGATCCAGTATGCCGTGGCTCAGTACCTGAAGCGGAGGCAGTATGTGGACACTGATGGGTCCCTGAAGGGAGCCAAGCTCTTCCAATCAGCCGAGGAGATGGCTGCTAGCCTCACAG TGCAGACAGAGTCCGGGTGTGCCAACATCGTCTCGGCTGCACCCTGCCAGTCTGACCCAGGACAGTATGAGGCTCAGTACGCCAGGCTGCGCTCCTTTCTGTCAG aaacagaaatatccTGGGCAAAGGAGGTGAGCAGCATTCTCTACCCGCTCTTCGTGTACCTCCACCTGGATATGGTGCACTGTGGCCTGAAGGGGGCAGTAGATGGTTTTTACAGTCGTTTCCACGGTGCCTTTCTTCAGGACAGCGAGCAGCGTGCCACTATAGAGCAGCTCCGCCATGTCCTCACCGCTCAGGATGTTGCAGCCAACCCCAAGCTGAGCGCTTTCCTGGAGCACAAGTACGTGGTTCACCTGACAGAGCCAGCCCACAGCTACCTGCTGCGTTACCTGCAGAGCGAAGACAACAGCGCCCTCTGCAGGGCTCTCAGCACacacctgcaggtggaggtcaCTGCCTCGAGGCGCACAGACTACCAGCTGTACGGAGCTGCAGGTGGAGCGACCGCAGCCCCaaactccacctcctcctgggCGGGAGTGGATGGGGCAGAGGGTGGGGAAGGGGTGGAGGTCCCTGCAGGCATACCTCAGAGTGAGGCGGCCCTGGAGGCTCTGCAGGACTGCATCAAGAAAGTCCGCGAGGGTCCCCCGACGCTCACCACCGTGTGTTTTTACGCCTTCCATCACACGGAGCAGATGTTGAACACTGCAGAGGTATCGGCTGACAGCCGGCTGCTGTCTGCCGGCTTTGACAGCTCCACCGTGAAGCTGTGGAGCCTCCGGGCCAGAAAGCTGAAGGCCAAACCACATCAGGCTGACGTGTCGCTTATCCACCTGGCCTGCGACGTactggaggaggaa GTGGATGAGGAAGATGGCTCTGGCAGCGAGATAAAGACTTTGCGAGGTCACAGCGGCCCAGTGTTTCGTACCgctttcctgatggacagctCCGGCCTGCTCTCCTGCTCTGAGGACACAACCATCCGCTACTGGGATCTGGGTAGCTTCACCAACACGGCGCTCTACCAGGGCCATGCCTACCCGGTGTGGGACGTGGACGTCAGCCCCTGCAGCCTTTACTTTGCCAGCGGCTCCCACGACCGCACGGCCCGCCTCTGGACTTTCTCTCGCACCTACCCACTGCGGGTCTATGCTGGGCATCTTTCAGACGTCGACTGTGTCAAATTCCACCCAAACTCCAACTACCTGGCCACTGGATCCACAGACAAGACTGTCCGGCTCTGGAGCACCCAGCAGGGGGCGTCTGTTCGCCTCTTCACAGGCCACCGTGGACCGGTGCTGTCACTCGCTTTCTCACCTAATGGGAAGTATCTGGCGTCCGCTGGCGAGGACCAGAGGGTGAAGCTATGGGACTTGGCTACAGGGACGCTGTTCAAAGACCTGCGGGGGCACACAGACAGCGTCACCAGCCTGTCTTTCAGCCCTGACAGCAGCCTGGTGGCATCGTCGTCTATGGACAACTCAGTCCGGGTGTGGGACATCCGGAATTCCCACGGCGGGACGCCGGCTGACGGCTCGTCCAGCGAACTGGTGGGACTGTACACTGGAAACACCAGCAACGTACTGAACGTCCAGTTCATGGCCTGCAACCTGCTGCTGGTGACAGGAACCGcacaagagaaaacagaacagtaG